In Leptospira montravelensis, the DNA window TTCTAAAGATTTTAATCCAAACTCAACCATGGAAAGTAGGCTTTGGTAGCCATCTCTTTGGGTCGGTTTTACTAAAAACCTCAAGTATCCGTCTCGTTTTTCTTCCGTTTCCAAACTGTCTTGTGATGCCAAATAGGAGTGAGCACTCTGAACCAGAGTGGAGACTCCTGCACACAAAAGATTTTCGCCTCTCGAACCTAAGTCCTTGGGAGAATGTCCTTCCAGTTGGATTCCTGCGATTTTCCCTCCTAAATCTTTTAAAATTTTACTATAAATCAATTAACCGCTGATAGAAACTACTTGGAGTTTTTGGAGTTGTTGTCTATGACCCCAAGACTTCTTGTAGTTTTTTCTCTTTTTGTATTTGAATCCGTGGATTTTTTCACCCTTACAGTCTTCTAATACTTTCAAAGTCACTTTGGCGCCAGACAATGCTGGGGAACCAATGTTCACTTTGTTGTTATCGGAAAGGAGTAGGACTTTCGTTTCTACTGTGCTTCCAACCGAGTTTCCTGTTTTTTCTGCGACGAATACCTGGTCAGGAGACACTTTAAATTGTTTGGCTCCAAGTTCAATGATGGCGAACATATAACTATCCTAATCTCTTTCTCGAATGTAGTTCTTACCAGGATTTCTGATGGGCACCTCTTGTCAAACTGAAATCCCCATTTACAGCCTAACTGGATTAGAATTTCTGGTAAAAACAATGGAAATTCGCAACATCGCCATCATCGCACACGTCGACCACGGTAAGACGACACTAACAGATTGTATCCTTCGCCATACGGGCGCCGTAACCGCAAAAGAAGACCGAGAAAGAATCATGGATTCCAACACTTTGGAACAGGAAAAAGGGATTACCATCCTTGCCAAGAACACTTCGGTAAAATACAAAGGCACTCGCATTAATATCGTAGACACTCCAGGTCACGCGGACTTCGGAGGAGAAGTAGAACGAGTTCTGTCCATGACAGACTGTACACTTTTACTAGTGGATGCATTCGACGGTCCCATGCCACAAACTCGTTTTGTGCTTGGAAAATCACTCCAACTTGGTCACAAACCCATTGTTGTTGTGAACAAAGTGGACCGGGAAGGAGCAAGACCAGGATTTTCAGTAGACAAAGTATTTGATTTGTTTAGTGACCTTGGTGCCACCGAAGAACAGTTAGACTTTCCTATCATTTATGCATCTGCAAAACAAGGTTGGGCAGTAAACCAACTGTCAGAAGTTCCCGGTTCTAACATTGAACCACTTCTGGATAAAGTTTTGGAACATGTGGCTGCCGTTAAAAACGAAAGTGATAAAGCCCTCCAATTCCAAGTCACAGCACTCGATTACAATGAATACGTTGGTCGTATTGCCATTGGTAAAATCTACCAGGGAACCATGAGAAAAGGTGCGGATGTAACACTCGCAAAAACTAATGGAACCACTGCTAATTATAAAATCACAAAACTTTATGGTTACGAAGGACTCACTCGTTACGAAATCGACGAAGCGGGATCTGGAGATATCGTAGCTATGGCTGGGATTCCAGATGTGTTCATCGGGGATACAGTTTGTGATATGGGAAATCCGCTTCCTCTTCCTGCCATCCAAGTAGAAGAACCAACAGTTTCCATGTTCTTTATGGTCAATAACTCTCCGTTTGCTGGTAAAGAAGGTAAGTTTGTTACTACACGTAATTTACGCGAACGTTTGGACCGCGAACTAGAAACTAACGTAGCACTTCGTTTGGAAGAAACAGAAGACAAAGATCGTTTTAAAATTTTAGGACGTGGGGAACTCCACTTATCCATCCTCATTGAAAACATGAGACGGGAAGGATACGAACTCCAAGTATCTCGTCCAGAAGTAATCATCAAACAAAACGAACTGGGTGAAAAAATCGAACCTTATGAAACCCTCGTGATGGATCTTCCTGACCAGTATTCTGGTGCTTGTATCCAAGAATTGAACCGCCGTAAAGGTGAGTTAACAGGTATGGATGCTCATACTTCTGGAATCACGCGAGTGGAATACACCATTCCTACAAGAGGTCTTATTGGATTTAGAGGGCATTTTATTTCTGAAACTCGTGGGGAAGGGGTTATGTCTAGCCGCTTCTTACGTTTTGATAAATACAAAGGCGAAATTCCTGGTCGTAAAAACGGAGCTCTGATTTCTATGGACTCTGGGGAATCCACTGCGTATGCATTATGGAAAGTGCAAGAACGTGGGGATCTTTTCATTGAACCACAAGTAGCGGTTTATCCTGGTATGATCCTTGGTATGAATAGTAGGGATACGGATTTAGAAGTAAACCCAGTGCGTGAGAAAAAACTCACAAACGTTCGTGCTTCTGGATCAGATGAAGCCATTCGTCTCGTTCCACCAAAGAAACTCACTTTGGAACAATCCATTGAATTTTTAGATGATGATGAACTTTTGGAAGTGACTCCACAAAGTTTGCGTCTTCGTAAAAAAGTTTTGGATGCGAGCATGAGAAAAAGATCTGGTGGCGGAAGATAAGTAGAATTTAAAACTCTAACTGATTTTTAAAACCAGACAAAAAAGGGACTAATGATTTAGTCCCTTTTTTTATACATTGAGAAAAGTGAAGGAACGTTGAACGTTTCTTTATATCAAAATCCCAATCCTTTGAGTGCATCTCCTGCACCTGGTAATTTTTTTAAGGCTTCACTAGCTTTCCCTTTGATGACTTCTTTCACAGCGCCACCAATTAAATCGGTTAAGGATCCAAGCCCTACACCTAATTCTACATTGGGATTACGAATATCTCCATAAGTGCGGAAGGGAATAAACAACCGGTCCTCTTTCACTAAGTTTCCAACAATTTTATTTCGTATGGCCTTGGGATCTCCTTGGCCTTTGGTTGCTTGTTTGATTTTTTCATCCACAGAAGCTAAAGACTTTTTGGATTCATCTTCATCATATAACATTCCCATTTTCATTTCATGGTAATTGGTTGTGGTGATGATATAGGATCCTTTGGTGATTTGTAAGTCGTAGTTTTTCGTTGGGAAGGTTGGTTCGTCGAGGAAGGTAACTTTACCGTTGCTATATTCCACTTGGAAGGATACGTCTTTTTTTAGTTCCGCTTTTTCTTTTAGTTTATCTAGTTTTAATCCTGCTTGGCTCATGGCTGGCAATTCACCGGCAATGGCATCAAAAGCCGCAAATCCAGAGAGAAAAGAATCTTCTTTCATGGTAACTTCATAAATCACTTTAGGATTCACTAGACCTGTTTTGACGACAAAAGGTGTGACTTTTCCTTCGGTTTCAAGTAAAAACTTGGCAGCTTCTTTTTTGTTTCGTCCTATGATTGTAACATCGGCATCAAAATTCACATTCACATTGTTATGCGAATTAAGATCACTTCCATCAATATCAATGTCTTTTAATTCTAAATCCAATTTTTGAATTTGAATCTGTTGGCCGGTTTTTCTCATATTCACTTGGATGTTTCCATCTTGAATCCCAACAAGACCCATTTTAATAGCAATCGGAATGTCTTTGATAGAAAATGGACCTGATGGCGGGGCACTCGCTTTTTCTTTTGCCTCTTCTTCCTCTGCTGCTTTTTTCTCCGCTAGAGCTTCTGGTGATAGGGCAGGATTTTTTTCACCATCCACAATTTTTGGTGTTTTGAAAAGGGAAGTTAAATTGTTCCCACCATCCTCGTTCATGGTTAGAGAAATTTCTGGATTTTTTAGAACAATTTTATTTACCTTTAAGGTTTTGGTCAGAAGGGCTAAGAAGGAAATTTTAACATCAGCCTTACCCAATTCGATAAGCCCTTTTGGTTTGGATTTTCTTTCGTCGAGCGGAGTGCCTTTGTTTGCCACTTCATCTCTCGGAGCAATTACAATCCCTTGAATTTCAATTCCCGATAGAACATTAAAAAGGTTGATATTAACAGATTCGACATGGGCCCTTACATTGATGGAAGACTCAATTTGTTTTACCAAAAAGCTTGGAGTAATGAAACTCCCAGCAAAAACTAACGCGATGATTACGATAAGCAGAATGAAGCCTACAATAGCACCAATTCCGTAACCTATTTTTTTCATATTTTCTCCTAACTTCGACACGAAAGAGTGGACTTGAGGTTAAGACAAATTTGGTATCTGTAAAGTAAAAAAGGGAAAGAATTTAATTCAAAAACCGAACCGAGCTGATGATATTGGTTAGTTGTTGGAAAAGTTCATCTCCCACTTCTTCATCAGAATTGTAGGTAACCAGAAGCATTCTTGTATGATTGGCCACCATATACACCATCCACACTCGATCTTCTTTTAAAAATTCACAGGCACGAATAGAAGAACCTTCGTTATTCTCAAAAACAGCAACATTTTCTGCATCGTAATCAATTTCATGTATTTTTAAATAGTTTTCCAACTCGTAGTCTACGTTAAAATCTTCCTGTTTCGATTCGAAGGCATAAACCTGTAGGGCTCCTCCGCCATTTGGATGGAAAAAAGCAGGAATTTCTTCGACTACCATATGTTCCCAGGTAGCCGGGAAAAGAAAAGAATACCAACCTTGTGGGGAACGAAATTGTTTGTACATAGGTTTTGTCATTGGAAATCCCTTTTCTTTCCAATAAATCTTTGCAGTAATGGCAGTAAATGATTTTCAAAAGAAAATGGTATTTCCCAGTCATTGGCCTTTTCCTTTCCACCAGTTTTTGCGGAAGTCTTTTGGCACAAGTTTCTGGTTATGAATCCGCTTACCCCTCTGCTTATTTACTTGGACTTTCTTCCAGTGGAGTTGTCTCTTCCCATTCCTTGGGTAGTATTTACGGAAACACTGCTTTTTTAAGTAATCAATCGAAACATATTTTAGACGGTGGAGTAAGCAGTAGTTATGCGAATCCAAAATTTTCGCCTCTTTATCTTTCTGGAGCTGCTTATTATTCTTATTCAGATTCATTAGGTTTTGGATTTCGAGGCAAACCAGTTTTTCTAAGATCCTTTCCTTCGGACGAACGTTTTTCTAATTATGCTTTCCAAGGTTTCCTTAATTGGAAGTGGAATGAGAATCTCTCTTTTGGTCTGCAGTTAGGACCTGGAGTTTCAGGAAGAATCGGTGGATATAGTTCTTATTCTTGGAATGTTTCTGCATCCGCGGCGTTTCAATATGGAGACTTTCGATTCGGTGTAATTTTAGAATCTCCAGGGACTTACCGCTTTGATAAATATTTAAAAACGGAAAAACTGAAAGAAAGGTTACCGGAACGTTTGTTAGTTGGTTTTGGTTATAAAATCAATGATTGGCTAGATTTACAGGTGGAAGGAAATCGTACCTTTTTTGAAAGATCTCATATTTCTATGAATGGAAAGGATCAATCTTTTCAATATCCAATACATACGATGTATGCAGGTAACATAGGTTTAGCGATTGGTAAAATAGAATCTTTCCAAATCATTACAGGTTTAGGAAAAGAGTTTCGTGCGGAAAATTCCCTACGCGGTTTTTATACGGCATCACTTGGATTGGCAGGTTCGATTTTTCCAAAAGAATGGGGGGAAGGGTATTTATTTGCTCTCTCCATTCAAAAATCAGGAATCAGTGTGCCCACAAGAGACGGAGCCGAGACACGAATCGCCTTTCAAATCCAAGCCCAGTTTCAATGAAGAACACCATTTGCTTAAATTATAGGCAAATTGGATGGTTTCCATAAATGATTCTTACCCCTTACGCTGAACTTAGATACAGAATGTAGAGAAATATAGGATAATCTGACTTCTTTAGGCGAGATGCACTGTCGGTACGATACTTGCATCTAAATCAGAAAGGTATCCTATATGGTTGATTTCAAAGTTTCCAAACGAATGCTCGTCAACTTCCGCGGACAAAACAAAGTCGTGGGAGGATTGACAGATAAAGATAAAATTGCGATCCTTCTCTACATTTCCAAAGAATTTGCCAATTTAGATAGAGAAGACCAACTTTTCTCCAAGGTCATCCTGATTTGTCAGGAAATTTTTGAGTCGGACAATACAACACTTCGACTTTGGGATGGGGAGTATTTAGTTCCCGTCAAGTTTGTCAAAGAAACAGAACCCCCGCGTAGAAATTTAAAATTGGGCGAAGGATATTCAGGAACTGTTTTTGAAACCAAAGAACCAATTCTTGTAAACGATCTTTCTCGTTCGGCGCATTACTTCGATGAGGGGGAAACCACAAAATCTGTGATGTGTGTTCCGATTATGCAAAAAGAGGAAATCCTCGGAACCCTCGCCGTTGAAAGTGAACGTGAAAATTTTTATATTATTGATGACTTAGAAATTTTAGAAGCACTCACTTCCCAGTTGGCACTCGCTCTTTATGGAGTTAGGCTAATTGAAGGACTTGTCACAGCAAGGGCAAGAGAAGCCGCCATTTTAAACCAGTTAGAATGGGATTTAAAAATGGGTCGTAACGTTCAAAGTCAAATTCTACCTCAGGACCTCAGTGCTTGGAACGGAATTTATTTTGCAAGTCATTACGAACCTATGGCAGAGGTAAGTGGAGACTTAGTTGATATTGTAAGACAAGGTCATTCCTTAACCGCCATTAACATTGATGTGTCGGGGCATGGAATTCCAGCTGCCTTAGTTACTATGGCCATCCACCACCAGTTCCGTAGGTCTGTGATGGCAGGACTAGGCCTGACTGAGATTATGGAAGAACTTGGTGAAAAACTGAGAGAACAACTTCCGGAATCTACCTATTTCACCGCATTTATGGTTCGAATCTTTAGTGATTATACCTTTGGTTATGTGAATGCTGGCCACCAACGAATGTTACACTATAAAGCTGCTGATGATACTTTCATTCAGTATGATACCAAAGGTGTTCCACTTGGCATTCTTCCTGTCCGAAAAATTGATTACGAAGAAAAACAAGGAAAACTAGAACCTGGTGATTTTTTACTCTTAATTTCAGATGGATTTAGTGAACAAAGAAACCATTTAAAAGATGAAGTGGGAGTGGACCGAATCCTTACATGGTTACAAGACGAAAGAGAACGCCTAGTTATGGAAGGAAGAGGAAAAGTTGATCTTAAAAAATTATCAAGTGCCTTTGTGGAACGTTTTAGAGCCTACCAAGGAGATGTTCCGAATGGTGATGATTTAAGTTTTTTATTCCTATATTGTGGGGATTCGATTCCGGAAGCTTCGCATTACATACAAATGGCGAAACAATCCAATTCCAAAATGAAAATGGAAGAAGCTTATGCCCAAGCCCTAAAGGCATTCAGTATTGATTCTTCTTTAAAAGAAATTTTAGTCTTTTTGGGAAAAATGTACTATCGAGATGGAAAATACAATGAAGCCATACGGTACTTAGAAGAGTATTTAAGAACCTCAGGGGACAATACGGCGGCTTCTCATTTTATGATGGGACGGGCTTATTACAAGGCTGGAATGATTTCTGAAGCAAAACGAGCGTTAAAGATGGCTTTATCAAGCGATCATAGTTTTGCCAAAGCAAGTATACTACTTGCACAATGTTATTTGAAAGAAAATGCGAAACCAAAAGCAATCAAAGTGTTGCAACAAGGCGTAAAAAACACACCTCAAAGTTTGGAATTAAAAACCTCACTGTTAAGGTTAGAATCACACTCGCAAAAAGTCGGTTAAGGAAAGTTTATGAAAAAGATTGGAATATTATTTAGTTTAACGATCCTTCTTTTTGGCTCTGTTATTGGAGCCGAAGAAGTAACAAATGATGCAGAGAGTTTAGAGACTCTAGCAAAAGAAATGGCAAGTATCAAAACTTCATTAGCGGAAACAAAACTTGCTTTAGAAACAACGAAACAAGAAGCCAACTGGGTATGGACTTGTATTGCAGCCTTTCTAGTGTTTTTTATGCAAGCAGGTTTTGCTTATGTGGAAGCAGGATTCACTAGAGCAAAGAATGCGGTGAACATTCTTATGAAAAACTTTTCTGATTTAACGGTGGGTGCAATTGCTTATTGGGTCATCGGTTTTTCTATTATGTTTGGTCCGCAATTACTTACCGGCTTTGGAGTGGGTGTCCCATCTTTTGCGGAAAGTCTCATCAATACCGAAGATGGAAATATGGATCCTTCCAAATACACATTCTTTATCTTCCAAATTGTTTTTGCCGCAACAGCTGCCACGATTGTTTCGGGAGCGATGGCAGAGAGAACTAAATTTTCAGCCTATTTAGTTTTCTCTATTATCATTACCGCTTTTATTTATCCAATTTTTGGATCCTTTGCTTGGGGAAGCCTTCTCGGAATCTCTACAGGGTTTTTAGAATCTTTGGGTCTCGGTGGAGGTGAAGGAGTGGGTTTTCATGATTTTGCTGGTTCCACTGTCGTTCACAGCATTGGCGCTTGGGCAGGACTTGCAGGTGCCATTGTTGTCGGTCCTCGTATGGGAAAATTTCAAACCGATGGCAGGGTCTATCCTATCCTTGGTCATAATATGTCAATGGCAGCGCTAGGTGTTTTTATCCTTTGGTTCGGCTGGTTTGGATTTAACCCTGGTTCAACTACCTCTATTGAAGGGGGAAGTTTTGCAAGGATTGCCGTTGTCACTCATATGGCAGCTTGTGCAGGGGCAATTGCAGCAATGATTCTTACTTGGTTATTATTTAAAAAACCAGAAATAGGATTAACTTTAAACGGAGGACTGGCAGGTCTTGTGGCCATCACCGCCCCTTGTGATGTAGTGACCATCACAGGTGCAGTTTGTATTGGCGCCGTGGCAGGAATCCTTGTCATTGTTTCCGTTCTCTTTTTAGATAAAATCAAAATTGACGATCCCGTGGGAGCCGTTTCTGTGCATGGAGTCTGCGGTGCTTGGGGAACCCTTGCCGTAGGTCTTTTTAGCGTAGATACTGGACTTTTTTCAGGAGCTGGATTTGCTCAGTTTGCAGCCCAAGCCATTGGGGTTGCCACAGCATTTCTTTGGGCCTTTCCAACCAGTTTTGCCGCATTCTATATCATTAAAAAAACCATTGGCCTACGTGTTTCCGAAGAAGAGGAATTGTTAGGTTTGGATATTTTAGAACACGGAAACGAGGCATATCCCGTTTCTAAATAGTCCTTGACCCTAGGTATTCTTTATGGGATGCCTAGGGTGTGTTCCGTTTTCCTTTATTACTCGTTATATTTTTCGTAGGTTGTTTTGAATACGAGGAGACAATCCTTTTTCGCAAATTAAGTTCTGGTACAGTTGAGATATCTTATACTGTTCCTCTAAAAAAAGATTCCTACGACTCGCTCATTAAATTTTTACCAACTTCTAAAGAAGAAATCATTTCTTCTGTCAAAAAAAAGTCGAATAACAGCTTACAGGTGAGAGACTTTACCTTTCGTGAATTAGAAAAATCAGAAACAACAGATTTGTATTTCAAACGAAAAGGGAAGGTTTCTTACAAACTTGATTTTGAAGATCCTTTACATTTAGAGGGAGTTTTAATTGGAACTTTTTCGATCAAATCTAAACCCAGATCCTTAACTGTGAAAAGAGATTTTCCTAATTTAACAGACAACGCCATTTTAGATACGAGTGTGGGAGAGAAAAAAATTATTTCTGAAACTTCCAGGCTTCTTAGGGAGGGACGTATCCAATTTAAAGTTTTATTTCCAAAAGATTCTGAATGTAGTTCTAACCGAGGTTTTATTGGACTTGGAAATTTAACTTACCAAATTCCTTTACCTGAAACTTTGGAAAACCCTGAATCAAAAACCTGGGAATATAAAATTCGGTTTTTTTAAACCAGATTTAATTCTTTTGCGGTTTTAATAAACAAATCAAAACCATCTAAATTTTTCTGTTCTGGGATAAAATGTAACTCTTGTTTTAGATATCTGTCGGTAATGGCAATCGGTAGTCTTTTTTCTTCTTTGATGATGGAATCTAACTCTTTTAGTCCAAACTCCAAAGCTGTTAAAAACAGACGATCGTCCCAAACCTTACCTTTAGGAAAGGCCCAAAAGGCAAAACAGAAATACAAACCTGTTGACTGGTTCCACCACTCTGCAAGATCCACCACTTGGTATCCAGGAACCGGAGTCTGTAATAAAGCATGGTCACCAAATAAAAGATGAGAACCTTTTCCTTCATCCATCATTTGGTAAATTTCCTTGGCGGGGGTGGGAATCACTTCTACCAGTTTCCCGAACTCTCTATACAGTAGGCATTGTAATAGAGCGACACTTGACCGAGATCCTTTGTCTGTATATACCACTTTGGGTAGTCCAAGTTCTGATTCATGTCTAAAAAAGAGAACTGACCTCACCACATCTCTGGCACAAACTCCTACTATTTTTGTGAAATCTAAACTTTCCCGATTCCTCTCACATTCCACTGAGGAAACTAGGGCACAGTCAAGCTCTCCACGTTTTAGGAGTTCGATAAGGACACTAGGATTCTCATAAATGGGTGTATATCCGGAAGTTCTCTCAAAATAGAGGGTGAGGGGGCGGGCATTCAGGTGTTTTACGATGCCAATTTTCATTATCTAATTACTCTTCTAAAAAACAACTTGTCAGAACGGAAAAAGAGTGTCGAATCACTTACGAGGGCAAATTGGACTTTCGAACATCTTTAAACACAATCGGTGATACCGAATTTGAATTCATTAAAAATTTAGTGTACAAACAAGCTGGGATTTTTTTAGCACCACATAAAAAAATCATGGTCCAGTCCCGACTCAATGCTAGGCTTCGCACTTTAGGAATCTCTAGTTTTGAAAACTATGTAGCCAAGTTGAAATTGGATCCAAAGTTTGCGTCCGATGAAATGCAGGAACTTATCAATCGCATAACAACTAATAAAACAGATTTTTTCCGCGAAAACCATCACTTTGAATTTTTAAAAAACCAATACTTCCCAGCCTTAGAGCAAGCAGCCGCAAATGGTGGCTCAAAATCCCTTCGTATCTGGTGTTCTGCCTCATCCACGGGAGAAGAGCCTTATTCGATTGCGATTACGGTTTATGATTACTTTCATACAAAGCCAGGTTGGAATTGCAAAATTTACGCCTCGGACATTGATACCCAAGTCATTACAACTGCCAAAAAAGGCTTGTATCGGGACGATCGTTTGGAGCCTGTTTCGGATGCTATGAAAGCTAAACATTTCACGAAATCAATGGAAAAAGACCATGTATTTTATGAAGCGAAACCTCATTTAAAAGCGTTAATCGACTTTAAACAAATCAATCT includes these proteins:
- a CDS encoding ribosomal-processing cysteine protease Prp → MIYSKILKDLGGKIAGIQLEGHSPKDLGSRGENLLCAGVSTLVQSAHSYLASQDSLETEEKRDGYLRFLVKPTQRDGYQSLLSMVEFGLKSLEHSHSEAISIHDEIIKG
- the rplU gene encoding 50S ribosomal protein L21, whose translation is MFAIIELGAKQFKVSPDQVFVAEKTGNSVGSTVETKVLLLSDNNKVNIGSPALSGAKVTLKVLEDCKGEKIHGFKYKKRKNYKKSWGHRQQLQKLQVVSISG
- the typA gene encoding translational GTPase TypA, producing the protein MEIRNIAIIAHVDHGKTTLTDCILRHTGAVTAKEDRERIMDSNTLEQEKGITILAKNTSVKYKGTRINIVDTPGHADFGGEVERVLSMTDCTLLLVDAFDGPMPQTRFVLGKSLQLGHKPIVVVNKVDREGARPGFSVDKVFDLFSDLGATEEQLDFPIIYASAKQGWAVNQLSEVPGSNIEPLLDKVLEHVAAVKNESDKALQFQVTALDYNEYVGRIAIGKIYQGTMRKGADVTLAKTNGTTANYKITKLYGYEGLTRYEIDEAGSGDIVAMAGIPDVFIGDTVCDMGNPLPLPAIQVEEPTVSMFFMVNNSPFAGKEGKFVTTRNLRERLDRELETNVALRLEETEDKDRFKILGRGELHLSILIENMRREGYELQVSRPEVIIKQNELGEKIEPYETLVMDLPDQYSGACIQELNRRKGELTGMDAHTSGITRVEYTIPTRGLIGFRGHFISETRGEGVMSSRFLRFDKYKGEIPGRKNGALISMDSGESTAYALWKVQERGDLFIEPQVAVYPGMILGMNSRDTDLEVNPVREKKLTNVRASGSDEAIRLVPPKKLTLEQSIEFLDDDELLEVTPQSLRLRKKVLDASMRKRSGGGR
- a CDS encoding AsmA family protein, with the protein product MKKIGYGIGAIVGFILLIVIIALVFAGSFITPSFLVKQIESSINVRAHVESVNINLFNVLSGIEIQGIVIAPRDEVANKGTPLDERKSKPKGLIELGKADVKISFLALLTKTLKVNKIVLKNPEISLTMNEDGGNNLTSLFKTPKIVDGEKNPALSPEALAEKKAAEEEEAKEKASAPPSGPFSIKDIPIAIKMGLVGIQDGNIQVNMRKTGQQIQIQKLDLELKDIDIDGSDLNSHNNVNVNFDADVTIIGRNKKEAAKFLLETEGKVTPFVVKTGLVNPKVIYEVTMKEDSFLSGFAAFDAIAGELPAMSQAGLKLDKLKEKAELKKDVSFQVEYSNGKVTFLDEPTFPTKNYDLQITKGSYIITTTNYHEMKMGMLYDEDESKKSLASVDEKIKQATKGQGDPKAIRNKIVGNLVKEDRLFIPFRTYGDIRNPNVELGVGLGSLTDLIGGAVKEVIKGKASEALKKLPGAGDALKGLGF
- a CDS encoding GAF domain-containing SpoIIE family protein phosphatase, whose product is MVDFKVSKRMLVNFRGQNKVVGGLTDKDKIAILLYISKEFANLDREDQLFSKVILICQEIFESDNTTLRLWDGEYLVPVKFVKETEPPRRNLKLGEGYSGTVFETKEPILVNDLSRSAHYFDEGETTKSVMCVPIMQKEEILGTLAVESERENFYIIDDLEILEALTSQLALALYGVRLIEGLVTARAREAAILNQLEWDLKMGRNVQSQILPQDLSAWNGIYFASHYEPMAEVSGDLVDIVRQGHSLTAINIDVSGHGIPAALVTMAIHHQFRRSVMAGLGLTEIMEELGEKLREQLPESTYFTAFMVRIFSDYTFGYVNAGHQRMLHYKAADDTFIQYDTKGVPLGILPVRKIDYEEKQGKLEPGDFLLLISDGFSEQRNHLKDEVGVDRILTWLQDERERLVMEGRGKVDLKKLSSAFVERFRAYQGDVPNGDDLSFLFLYCGDSIPEASHYIQMAKQSNSKMKMEEAYAQALKAFSIDSSLKEILVFLGKMYYRDGKYNEAIRYLEEYLRTSGDNTAASHFMMGRAYYKAGMISEAKRALKMALSSDHSFAKASILLAQCYLKENAKPKAIKVLQQGVKNTPQSLELKTSLLRLESHSQKVG
- a CDS encoding ammonium transporter gives rise to the protein MKKIGILFSLTILLFGSVIGAEEVTNDAESLETLAKEMASIKTSLAETKLALETTKQEANWVWTCIAAFLVFFMQAGFAYVEAGFTRAKNAVNILMKNFSDLTVGAIAYWVIGFSIMFGPQLLTGFGVGVPSFAESLINTEDGNMDPSKYTFFIFQIVFAATAATIVSGAMAERTKFSAYLVFSIIITAFIYPIFGSFAWGSLLGISTGFLESLGLGGGEGVGFHDFAGSTVVHSIGAWAGLAGAIVVGPRMGKFQTDGRVYPILGHNMSMAALGVFILWFGWFGFNPGSTTSIEGGSFARIAVVTHMAACAGAIAAMILTWLLFKKPEIGLTLNGGLAGLVAITAPCDVVTITGAVCIGAVAGILVIVSVLFLDKIKIDDPVGAVSVHGVCGAWGTLAVGLFSVDTGLFSGAGFAQFAAQAIGVATAFLWAFPTSFAAFYIIKKTIGLRVSEEEELLGLDILEHGNEAYPVSK
- a CDS encoding LIC11874 family lipoprotein gives rise to the protein MFRFPLLLVIFFVGCFEYEETILFRKLSSGTVEISYTVPLKKDSYDSLIKFLPTSKEEIISSVKKKSNNSLQVRDFTFRELEKSETTDLYFKRKGKVSYKLDFEDPLHLEGVLIGTFSIKSKPRSLTVKRDFPNLTDNAILDTSVGEKKIISETSRLLREGRIQFKVLFPKDSECSSNRGFIGLGNLTYQIPLPETLENPESKTWEYKIRFF
- a CDS encoding menaquinone biosynthetic enzyme MqnA/MqnD family protein; protein product: MKIGIVKHLNARPLTLYFERTSGYTPIYENPSVLIELLKRGELDCALVSSVECERNRESLDFTKIVGVCARDVVRSVLFFRHESELGLPKVVYTDKGSRSSVALLQCLLYREFGKLVEVIPTPAKEIYQMMDEGKGSHLLFGDHALLQTPVPGYQVVDLAEWWNQSTGLYFCFAFWAFPKGKVWDDRLFLTALEFGLKELDSIIKEEKRLPIAITDRYLKQELHFIPEQKNLDGFDLFIKTAKELNLV
- a CDS encoding CheR family methyltransferase, encoding MDFRTSLNTIGDTEFEFIKNLVYKQAGIFLAPHKKIMVQSRLNARLRTLGISSFENYVAKLKLDPKFASDEMQELINRITTNKTDFFRENHHFEFLKNQYFPALEQAAANGGSKSLRIWCSASSTGEEPYSIAITVYDYFHTKPGWNCKIYASDIDTQVITTAKKGLYRDDRLEPVSDAMKAKHFTKSMEKDHVFYEAKPHLKALIDFKQINLLHFPFPISEKLDLIFCRNVVIYFDKPTQKTLFQNFEASLKPKGYLILGHSETMFGISDSFKFLGHTIYQKKD